GCGGACCGGCTCGGACGGCTGTCCGTGATCGGCCTCGCCGCCGGGCTCCTGTCGGTCGCCGCGCTGCTCGCCGGGACGGCCGGGGCCGGCCACGGCCGGAGCGCGCTCGGGCTGTTCCTGCTCGGGCTCGGCTGGTCCGCCGGGATGGTGTCCGGCTCGGCCCTGCTGACCGACTCGGTGCCGCAGCCCGCGCGGGCCGCCGTACAGGGCCTGAGCGACCTCACCATGAACGCGGCCGCGGGGGTGGGCGGCGCGGCCGCCGGCCTGGTCATGTCCCAGGCGGGCTACGGCTGGCTGAACGCCGTCGGCGCCGCGCTGCTGCTGCCGATGGCGGCGCTCGCCCTGTTCACCGCGCGCCGCCACCCCGTCGCCGCGAAGGGACTCGGTGGCTGAAGGGCGTCAGTAGCTGATGTGGTAGGCCTTGCGGAGCGTCTCGTGCACGGTCCAGGTGGTCTTGTCGCCCTCCCGCAGGACGCAGGCGGAGCCGGGGCCCACCTCGAGGGTCTCGCCGCCCTCGACCTCCACGGTGGCGCGGCCGCTGACCACCACGAACAGCTCGTCCGCCTCGGTGTCGGTGACCACGCCAGGGGTGATCTGCCAGATCCCGCGCACCTGGCTGCCGTCCGGCGACTCCCAGAGCACCTTGCCCGTCACGACGGGCTCCCCGGAGACGATCTGGGCGGGGTCGAGGTCCTCGGGCTCCAGTTCCACGTCCGCGACGGAGACGGAGAAGGAGGCCGGGGCGGCGGAGTGATCACTGGTGCTCATGGCGCGCCAGCCTAGTCCGGCCCCCCGCAGGGCGCGGTGACCACAGCGTCCAGGAACGGCCCGGCCTACGCGTCACCCTGTCCAGTCGGACCGGGGCGCCGGGCGGTGAGGACCGGCTGGAGGAACCCGGTGTCCGCCGGTGCGTGCCAGACCGTCCCGCGCAGGCCGGCCTCCCGGGCGAACTCGGCGGTCCGCTCCTGCGGCAGCGCCCAGTACGTCGCGCTCGACGTCCGTGTGGTCCACGTGCCGCCGGTCGGCAGCAGCTGGAAGAGCTCCAGGTCGTAGCGCTCCCCGTCGGCGTGCCAGTGCCACAGCTGGAAGGTGATGGTCCGCCCGTCGGGTCCCGTGCGGACGCGCGGGGCCTCGCTCTGCGGGCGGGCCCGGAGCAGTTCGCCGTACGGGCGGGTGGAGAGCAGCAGCAGTCCGCCGGGGCGCAGGACCCGCCGGGTTTCGGCCAGCGCGGCGCACACGTCCCGAGCGGTGAGCAGGTGCGGCAGCGCGTTGTCGGCGCAGACCACGGCGTCGAAGGAGGCGTCCGCGAAGGGCAGGGCCCGCATGTCGGCGGCCGCGACGGGCAGGTCGAGTCCCCGGTCGGCGGCCTCCCTGGCGGCGCGGGCCACGGAGGCGGGGCTCAGGTCGGTCCCGGTGACCCGGCGGCCCAGGGCCGCGAGGCCCAGTGCCTGTGTGCCGATGCCGCAGGCGTTGTCCAGGACGGTGTGCGGTCCGGCGCCCAGCGCGGTCGTGAGGAGGGCGTCGAGGGCCCGGCCCTGCCGGGTGACGGACGCGTCCCAGTCCGCGTAGATGAGGTCGTAGCGGTCGGCCAGCTCGTCGTAGAACCCGCGCGTGTCCATGGGGGAACGCTACTCGGACAGGTTGGGACGGGTGTGGCGGGAGTGCGTTTGGGGGCGCTGATCCCGTGCCATGGATGGGGACATGTCACAGCACACAGCAACTGCACCCCCGTCGGGCGGACCGGTCCTGTCGGAAGAGGTGCGCGAGGCGCTCGCCCGGGGCAAGCCGGTGGTGGCCCTGGAGTCGACGATCCTCGCGCACGGCCTGCCCCGCCCCCGCAACCTGGCGGTGGGACTCGAACTGGAGGCGCTGGTCCGTGCGGAAGGCGCGGTTCCGGCGACGGTGGCAGTCGTGGACGGGGTGGCGTACGCGGGCCTGGACAAGGCGCAGCTGGAGCGGATCGCGGGCGGCGACGGCGTCCGCAAGCTCGGCCACCGGGACCTGGCCCCCGCGCTGGCGACGCGGGCGACCGGGGCGACGACGGTGTCCGCGACGGCCTTCCTGGCCGCGCGGGCGGGCCTGCGGGTCTTCGCCACGGGCGGGTTGGGCGGGGTACACCGGGAGTGGACGCAGACGCAGGACGAGTCGGCGGACCTCGCGCTGCTGTCGCGGACGCGGATCACGGTGGTGTGCGCGGGGGTGAAGTCGATCCTGGACGTGCCGGGCACGCTGCAGCGGCTGGAGACGCTGGGGGTCGGGGTGCTCGGGTACGGGACCGACCGCTTCCCCGGGTTCTACCTGGCGGATTCCGGTGAGCCGGTGGACTGGACGGTGCACCGGCCCGAGGAGGTCGCGGCGGTGATGGCCGCCCAGGACGCGCTGGGCGGACCGGAGTCGGCGCTGCTGGTGGCCAATCCGGTGGCCGAGGCGGAGCAGCTGGACCCGGAGCTGCACGACCGGGTGCTCGCGGAGGCGCTCGCCGACTGCCGTGAGCGGGGGATCACGGGGCAGGCGGTGACCCCGTTCCTGCTGGGGTTCCTGGTACGGGCCACCGGCGGCGCCTCGCTGGAGGCCAACCTGGCGGCGGTGCGCGGCAATGTGCGGCTCGGCGCCCGGATCGCGGGGGCCTGGGCGGCTCGGGCATGACCGGGGCGGGCATGACCGGGACGGGCGCACTGGTCGTCGTCGGGGACGTGGTGACGGACGTGGTGGCGATACACCCGGAGCCACTCGCTCCGGCCACGGACACCGCCGCCCTCATCCGGACCCTGCCCGGTGGCGCCGGGGCCAACGCCGCCTGCTGGGCGGCCCGTACGGGGACCGTGGAGGTACGCCTCCTGGCACGGGTGGGCAGCGAGACGGCGCGGTGGCACGAACGCGCGCTGGTGGACGCCGGGGTGCGGCCGCGGCTGGTCATCGACCCGGAGGAACCGACCGGGACGGTCGTCGCGCTGGTCGGCAAGGACGCGGAACGCACCTTCCTGACCGACAGCGGGGCCTCGCTGCGGCTGTGCCCCGCCGACTGGGCTCCGTCGCTGCTGGACGGGGCGGCCCACCTCCACCTGTCCGGTTACCTGTTCTTCGCCGACAGCAGCCGGAAGCTGGCCATGGTCGCGCTGCGGGCGGCCCGGACCCGCGGGGTGCCGGTGAGCGTGGACCCCGCCTCGGCCGGTTTCCTGCAGGCCCTGGGGCCTCAGCGCTTCCTCGACGCGGTGGCCGGAGCGTGCGTGCTGCTGCCCAATGCGGACGAGGCCCGGCTGCTGGCCGGACTGCCGGAGCCGGCCGGGGTGGCCCGGGCGGCGGTGGAACTCAGCCGACGGATACCGCTGGTGGTGGTGACCCTGGGATCGGCCGGCGCGCTGGTCGCCGAACGGGGCCGGATCACCGCCGAAGTCGCCGCCGAGCCGGCCGAGGCGGTGGACTCCACGGGCGCCGGAGACGCCTTCACCGGCGGTTTCCTGGCAGCCCGCCTCCAGGGCGCGGACCCCGTGGAAGCCACCCGAGCCGGCTGCCGCACGGCCGCCCTGTCGGTAACCCGCCCGGGCGGCCGCCCTTGACCACCTTCCAGCCCCGCCGGCGTTTGGGGCGCGGGGTCCGGGGCGGAGCCCCGATCTTTCAGCCCCGCCGGCGTTTGAGGCGCGGGGGGCACGGGGGCAGCGCCCCCGGGAACGGCGACGCACCCGCACCCGCCCCCGCACCCGCGTCACCGCCCCCGAACCCCCGTCCAGGCGGGATGCCTGGAATCATCGGCCCGCACCACCACATCCGCGCCGGCCCCCGGATCCACCTCCGCCTCGTACCGCGCGAACGCCGCCACCGTCCACCGCGCCGACTCCTCCGTCCGCCGTCCCAGCGCCCCCTGCGACAGCCGGATGTGGACGCTCAGGTCGAAGGGGAACCACTGCCCCAGCAGCAGCGGACCGTGCACCAGCAGCACCCCGCCGGCCGGGAGTTCCGCGTACGGGCTGCGCGTCGCCCGGTCGGTCACGGGGTCCCACAGGTCCGGCAGCACCCGTCCGGTCCCGCCGGGATCCGTCGGTCCGAACACCTCCCGCCAGAGCGCGGCCCTGTCGTACCAGCCGTCGAGGTACGCGTCCACGTCCTGCCGGCCGAACTCGAAGCGGAGGGAGGCGGGCCGCAGGAATCCGTCGGTCGCCACCACCATCACCGCACGTCCGCGCCTCCGCAGCGCTTGCGCGAGCTCCTCCGCCAGCACGCCGGTCCCGGCGGCCGGTGCTCCGTCGATGCCCACCCGCTGCCAACTGCCCTGCTCGGGCCTGTGGTCAGGGTCGTCGAGGTGACCGGCGAGCCGCTCGGCCATCCGCTGCCATGTGATCGCTTCCCACTTCACCGGCCCATTGTCAGTGGTCGGCCTTAGCGTTTTTCACGAGGGATCACCGGCGGAAACGGAGCCGGCGGCCCGGCCTTCGGGGAGGGGTTTGTCATGGCTCGGGAGACGACGTATCTGGAGCTGTCTCAGGACGGCGGCGGGGCGCACAAGTTCTACGAGGTGACCGTGGACGGCACGGCCGTCTCCGTGCGGTACGGACGCATCGGCGCGGACGGCCAGTTGCAGAGCTCCTCGTTCCCCACCGCCGAGAAGGCCCGGGCGGCCGCCGCGAAGAAGATCGGGGAGAAGGTCCGCAAGGGGTACGCCCCCGCCGTGCAGGGGCAGCGCGCGGCCCGGTCGGTGACGCGCCGCCAGGTGACGTCGGCGCCGTCGACGGCGCGCGCGGTGGCCCCGGTGCTGTGGCGTTTCCGCACCGGCTCCTCGGCTTTCGGGATCCATGTGGACGAGGACCGCTGCTGGGTCGGCAACCAGGCCGGTGACGTCTACACGCTGAGCCACGGCGGTGAGGTGCTGGCCAGGTATTCGCTGCCGGACGGGGTGAAGTGCCTGGTGGCGGACGAGTTCTGGATATACGCGGGCTGCGACGACGGCACGGTGTACGACCTGTCGTCGAAGGTTCCCTTCGGGGCGTACGACATCGCGGAGGACGTGGACATCTTCTGGCTCGACATCCGCGAGGGCGTCCTGAACGTCTCCGACCGCAACGGCGGGCTGACGGTCATCGACCACGAGGACGAGTTCCAGTGGTCGAGGCGCTCGGCCGGCTCCAACGCGTGGATGGTCCGGGCGGACGCGGACGCCGTCTACCACGGGCACAGCAAGGGGGTGACGGCGTACGCGCCGGACGGCGGCCGGGAGCTGTGGCACACCGCGACCAACGGCTCGGTGCTGTTCGGCTGGCAGGAGGACCACGCGGTGTACGCGGGCACCGGGCGGAACACCGTGCAGCGGCTGTCGAAGGCGACGGGCGCGGTGGAGGCCACCTACCGGTGCGACGCGGCGGTGTACTCGTGTGCGACCTCACCGGACGGAAGGCACGTCTTCGCGGGTGACCTCTCCTCCTCGGTGTACTGCTTCGACGCCGACGGGCAGCGGCTGTGGAAGCTGGGCACGGGCAGCGGGTCGGCGCTGTCCATGCAGTACCTGGACGATCGGCTGTACCTGGTCACCACGGACGGTTCGCTGCTCTGCGTGGATGCGAGCGAGCAGGCGATCGCTGCGGCCCAGCAGGGCTCGGTGCCCGCGCCGGTGGACGTGAAGTCTGCGGCGGCGCTGCCGGTGTTCACCCCGGCCGCGTCGGCCTCGGCCGTGGCGACGGTTTCGATGGCCGTGGTGGCCTCGGAGCCGGCCGGCGGTGTGGTGGTGGAGTGCGTCCAGCAGGGCGGCCGGATGCGGGTGCAGGTGGTCTCGGACGGCTTCGAGCCCTCGTGGAACGTCCAGTTCCCGCGCGGGATACGGGAGCCCGGCGCCCGGTACGTGGTCGAGGGGCTGCACGCCGCCTCAGGGGGCTTCTACCGGGTCCGCGGAGAGATACGACGGCTTGTGTGAGCGGCAGGCCGCCGGCGCGGCACCGGGCGGGGCCGGGGTGGGTATCGCGAAGGGGGTCCCCGCGGGGAGCGCGGGGGTCACGTAGAGCACGACCGGCTCGGTGCCGAGGTTGTGGCCCAGGTGGATGTGCCCGATGCCCGCAGGTTCCACGAAGGTGGTCCCGGCACGGTGCACCACGACGGTGCGGTCGTGCAGGATCCGGGTCAGGGTCCCGGCCAGCACCACCGCGTCCAGCCGGACCCGGTGGAAGTGCCAGCCGGTGCAGCCGCCTGGCAGGATGACGATCTTCCGGCCCGACGGGGCCCCGGCGCCACGTGCCCTGCCCGGCGGTGCCGTCGTCGCCTGTCTTCCACCCATGTCTCCTCCTCCGCGGACTCACCCCGGCCCACGGCCCCACCGTAGAAGGGGTTCCGGTCTCGAGGAAGAGTTGATGAAACATCAACCGCCCCTCCCCAGCAGGTGATATGAGGCCCCTATCGCGGTATCACCCCTGTATGAGCCTGGTGGTGTTCGAGTCTCTCAAACAGATCCACTGCGCCGAGTGCCGGCAGGGCCCGCTCCGGCACCTGGTGCGCGAGGCGGGCGTGCCGCGCTGCCTGGACTGCGCGGATCTCGGGCACCTCGTCTACCTCCCGCGCGGGGACGCCGCGCTCACCCGCCGTTCCCGCGAGGCCAGTTCGCTCTCCGCGGTGGTCGTCCGCTTCCACAAGCGGCGCCGCCGGTACGAGCGCCGGGGGCTCCTCGTCGAGGATGCCGCCCTGGCCCGCGCGGAGCGCGCCTGTCTCGCGGACTCCGAGGCACGGGCGCGCCGCCGGGAGCGCGACCGGCTGCGCCGCGCGGCCGAGGACACCCGGTTCACGGCGGCCTTCGCCGCCGAGATAGTGCGGCTGTTCCCCGGGTGTCCGGCCGACCGGGCGGTGGCGATCGCCACGCACGCCTCGGTGCGCGGCAGCGGCCGGGTGGGCCGCACCGCGGCCGGCCGGGCCCTCGACGAGCTGGCGGTCTCGGTCGCGGTACGGGCGGCGGTGCGGCACACCGACACCGAGTACGACGCCCTGCTGATGGCGGGCGTCCCCCGGTTCGCGGCCCGGGCCCGGCTGGCCGCGCGGATCGACGCCATCCTCGACGGGTGGCGCTCCGAGCCTAGTTGAGGCGGAAGCGGCGGTAGAGGAGGACACCGCCGAGCAGGAGCGCTCCGCTGCCGGGCAGAAGGTATCCGAGGCCGTCGGCCCCGGTGCGGGCGAGGGCCTCGGTGTGGTGCGGCGGTGCGGGCGGGGTGACCGGCCGTTCGATGACCGGCCGTTCGATGACCGGCCGTTCGATGACGGGCGGTTCGACGACGGGCGGCTGGGCGGGCTTGCCTCCGGTGGGTTCCTCGCCGTTGACGGAGGTGTTGCCGTGCGAGGAGTTGCCGACGCCGACCACGCTCACGGAGTTGCCGCTGAGGTTCAGCGGCAGCTCGACGGGAAGCTGCAGGCCGTTGCCGGACAGCACCCCCGACGAATCCTTTCCGCGCCCTTC
Above is a genomic segment from Streptomyces sp. NBC_01233 containing:
- a CDS encoding WGR domain-containing protein, whose amino-acid sequence is MARETTYLELSQDGGGAHKFYEVTVDGTAVSVRYGRIGADGQLQSSSFPTAEKARAAAAKKIGEKVRKGYAPAVQGQRAARSVTRRQVTSAPSTARAVAPVLWRFRTGSSAFGIHVDEDRCWVGNQAGDVYTLSHGGEVLARYSLPDGVKCLVADEFWIYAGCDDGTVYDLSSKVPFGAYDIAEDVDIFWLDIREGVLNVSDRNGGLTVIDHEDEFQWSRRSAGSNAWMVRADADAVYHGHSKGVTAYAPDGGRELWHTATNGSVLFGWQEDHAVYAGTGRNTVQRLSKATGAVEATYRCDAAVYSCATSPDGRHVFAGDLSSSVYCFDADGQRLWKLGTGSGSALSMQYLDDRLYLVTTDGSLLCVDASEQAIAAAQQGSVPAPVDVKSAAALPVFTPAASASAVATVSMAVVASEPAGGVVVECVQQGGRMRVQVVSDGFEPSWNVQFPRGIREPGARYVVEGLHAASGGFYRVRGEIRRLV
- a CDS encoding cupin domain-containing protein; amino-acid sequence: MGGRQATTAPPGRARGAGAPSGRKIVILPGGCTGWHFHRVRLDAVVLAGTLTRILHDRTVVVHRAGTTFVEPAGIGHIHLGHNLGTEPVVLYVTPALPAGTPFAIPTPAPPGAAPAACRSHKPSYLSADPVEAP
- a CDS encoding uridine kinase, encoding MKWEAITWQRMAERLAGHLDDPDHRPEQGSWQRVGIDGAPAAGTGVLAEELAQALRRRGRAVMVVATDGFLRPASLRFEFGRQDVDAYLDGWYDRAALWREVFGPTDPGGTGRVLPDLWDPVTDRATRSPYAELPAGGVLLVHGPLLLGQWFPFDLSVHIRLSQGALGRRTEESARWTVAAFARYEAEVDPGAGADVVVRADDSRHPAWTGVRGR
- a CDS encoding DUF2293 domain-containing protein, translated to MSLVVFESLKQIHCAECRQGPLRHLVREAGVPRCLDCADLGHLVYLPRGDAALTRRSREASSLSAVVVRFHKRRRRYERRGLLVEDAALARAERACLADSEARARRRERDRLRRAAEDTRFTAAFAAEIVRLFPGCPADRAVAIATHASVRGSGRVGRTAAGRALDELAVSVAVRAAVRHTDTEYDALLMAGVPRFAARARLAARIDAILDGWRSEPS
- a CDS encoding class I SAM-dependent methyltransferase — encoded protein: MDTRGFYDELADRYDLIYADWDASVTRQGRALDALLTTALGAGPHTVLDNACGIGTQALGLAALGRRVTGTDLSPASVARAAREAADRGLDLPVAAADMRALPFADASFDAVVCADNALPHLLTARDVCAALAETRRVLRPGGLLLLSTRPYGELLRARPQSEAPRVRTGPDGRTITFQLWHWHADGERYDLELFQLLPTGGTWTTRTSSATYWALPQERTAEFAREAGLRGTVWHAPADTGFLQPVLTARRPGPTGQGDA
- a CDS encoding chaplin — encoded protein: MVAGGGLAALGVSGFAYADADAGGRAERSPGLLSGNLVQLPVHVPVNVCGNTVSVVGVLNSAAGNRCSNETPGGGGGHPGQGSSHPAKPGAGNGGGATAEGRGKDSSGVLSGNGLQLPVELPLNLSGNSVSVVGVGNSSHGNTSVNGEEPTGGKPAQPPVVEPPVIERPVIERPVIERPVTPPAPPHHTEALARTGADGLGYLLPGSGALLLGGVLLYRRFRLN
- a CDS encoding cupin domain-containing protein codes for the protein MSTSDHSAAPASFSVSVADVELEPEDLDPAQIVSGEPVVTGKVLWESPDGSQVRGIWQITPGVVTDTEADELFVVVSGRATVEVEGGETLEVGPGSACVLREGDKTTWTVHETLRKAYHISY
- a CDS encoding pseudouridine-5'-phosphate glycosidase, yielding MSQHTATAPPSGGPVLSEEVREALARGKPVVALESTILAHGLPRPRNLAVGLELEALVRAEGAVPATVAVVDGVAYAGLDKAQLERIAGGDGVRKLGHRDLAPALATRATGATTVSATAFLAARAGLRVFATGGLGGVHREWTQTQDESADLALLSRTRITVVCAGVKSILDVPGTLQRLETLGVGVLGYGTDRFPGFYLADSGEPVDWTVHRPEEVAAVMAAQDALGGPESALLVANPVAEAEQLDPELHDRVLAEALADCRERGITGQAVTPFLLGFLVRATGGASLEANLAAVRGNVRLGARIAGAWAARA
- a CDS encoding carbohydrate kinase family protein, which codes for MTGTGALVVVGDVVTDVVAIHPEPLAPATDTAALIRTLPGGAGANAACWAARTGTVEVRLLARVGSETARWHERALVDAGVRPRLVIDPEEPTGTVVALVGKDAERTFLTDSGASLRLCPADWAPSLLDGAAHLHLSGYLFFADSSRKLAMVALRAARTRGVPVSVDPASAGFLQALGPQRFLDAVAGACVLLPNADEARLLAGLPEPAGVARAAVELSRRIPLVVVTLGSAGALVAERGRITAEVAAEPAEAVDSTGAGDAFTGGFLAARLQGADPVEATRAGCRTAALSVTRPGGRP